A single region of the Nocardioides ochotonae genome encodes:
- a CDS encoding DinB family protein — protein sequence MDLATDERTMLLAFLDQHRDLFRRRCAGLTTAQLDTPLPPSDMTLGGMIKHLAYVESWWTAAVLLGREQPEPWLSVDWDADEDWDWHSAADDTPEQLRELYEAEVAAADAIIAGAALDDLAVRPRGRDGQHASLRWILVHLIEEYAQHNGHADLIRESLDGQTG from the coding sequence ATGGACCTCGCCACCGACGAGCGCACGATGCTGCTCGCCTTCCTCGACCAGCACCGCGACCTGTTCCGGCGCCGGTGCGCCGGGCTCACCACGGCGCAGCTGGACACCCCGTTACCGCCCTCGGACATGACTCTCGGCGGGATGATCAAGCACCTCGCCTACGTCGAGAGCTGGTGGACCGCAGCGGTCCTGCTCGGTCGCGAGCAGCCCGAGCCGTGGCTCTCGGTGGACTGGGACGCCGACGAGGACTGGGACTGGCACAGCGCCGCCGACGACACCCCCGAGCAGCTGCGCGAGCTCTACGAGGCGGAGGTGGCCGCCGCCGACGCGATCATCGCCGGAGCGGCGCTCGACGACCTCGCGGTGCGGCCCCGCGGTCGCGACGGGCAGCACGCCAGCCTGCGCTGGATCCTGGTGCACCTGATCGAGGAGTACGCCCAGCACAACGGGCACGCCGACCTGATCCGCGAGTCGCTGGACGGGCAGACCGGATGA
- a CDS encoding GNAT family N-acetyltransferase: MIRTATDTDWAQIWPFLQETVQAGETYAYPLDLTPEAGRRLWMQAPPGRTAVLVEDGEVLGSATMGPNRPGRGSHVGTASFLVAPAARGRGVGRALGEHVVQWHRDQGFRAIQFNAVVETNTAAVRLWRALGFRIVGTVPEAFDSAAHGLVGLHVMHLPLDAGD; the protein is encoded by the coding sequence GTGATCCGCACCGCGACGGACACCGACTGGGCGCAGATCTGGCCGTTCCTGCAGGAGACCGTCCAGGCGGGGGAGACCTACGCCTACCCGCTGGACCTCACGCCGGAGGCCGGGCGGCGGCTGTGGATGCAGGCGCCGCCGGGACGCACCGCGGTGCTCGTGGAGGACGGCGAGGTGCTCGGCAGCGCCACGATGGGGCCGAACCGGCCGGGCCGCGGCAGCCACGTCGGCACCGCGTCGTTCCTCGTGGCACCGGCCGCCCGCGGTCGCGGGGTGGGGCGCGCCCTGGGTGAGCACGTCGTGCAGTGGCACCGCGACCAGGGCTTCCGGGCGATCCAGTTCAACGCCGTGGTCGAGACCAACACCGCCGCCGTACGCCTGTGGCGGGCGCTCGGGTTCCGAATCGTCGGCACCGTGCCGGAGGCCTTCGACTCGGCCGCCCACGGCCTGGTCGGGTTGCACGTGATGCACCTGCCGCTCGACGCCGGCGACTGA
- a CDS encoding DinB family protein: protein MSNPTDPAERTRPPMSADERTMLRAFLTFQRQTLRAKASGLTAEQVRATLSPSSLTLAGLLKHMAFVEDMWFGQVLRGEPPQPPWDAVDWAADRDWEFHTAAGDPPGDVFALFDRAVARTDEILAAEADLDAVAAVARHGRRPSLRWILLHMIEEYARHVGHADLIRESIDGRTGV from the coding sequence ATGAGCAACCCCACCGACCCGGCGGAGCGGACCAGGCCGCCGATGTCCGCCGACGAGCGCACGATGCTGCGGGCCTTCCTCACCTTCCAGCGTCAGACGCTGCGGGCCAAGGCGAGCGGCCTGACCGCGGAGCAGGTGCGGGCCACGCTGTCGCCGTCCTCGCTCACCCTGGCGGGGCTGCTCAAGCACATGGCGTTCGTCGAGGACATGTGGTTCGGACAGGTGCTGCGCGGGGAGCCGCCGCAGCCGCCGTGGGACGCCGTCGACTGGGCGGCGGACCGGGACTGGGAGTTCCACACCGCGGCCGGGGACCCGCCCGGGGACGTGTTCGCGCTGTTCGACCGGGCCGTCGCCAGGACCGACGAGATCCTGGCCGCGGAGGCGGACCTGGACGCGGTCGCCGCGGTGGCGCGCCACGGCCGCCGGCCCAGCCTGCGCTGGATCCTGCTGCACATGATCGAGGAGTACGCCCGGCACGTCGGCCACGCGGACCTGATCCGCGAGTCGATCGACGGCCGGACCGGCGTCTGA